In Zingiber officinale cultivar Zhangliang chromosome 6A, Zo_v1.1, whole genome shotgun sequence, a single genomic region encodes these proteins:
- the LOC121995497 gene encoding pentatricopeptide repeat-containing protein At2g34400-like, protein MLRCGLRPDHYTFPFVLLAAANLQSLYHGLAAHASIFKLALHDVDHVQHSLLTMYARCGQVGLARKLFDEIVVRDSVSWNLMLSGYAKMGCAGEAVELFRRMRSEGLVEPDEVTLVSVLAACGDLGDVSLGMWLEELVGEYGLVLNSFLGSSMIDMYGKCGDLDSARRVFDRLAKKDLVAWNAMITGFQTRWQVGLPPQPDLKKYKSRSDYFHAASMLASQKYDIHKLLFEAGVMLRARMSGLTKLQNVEIEAVAVEELANRDLQLVGSQDESAATLALKMRVQRLPS, encoded by the exons ATGCTTCGCTGCGGCCTCCGGCCCGACCACTACACCTTCCCCTTCGTCCTCCTCGCCGCCGCCAACCTCCAGTCCTTGTACCACGGCCTCGCTGCCCACGCCTCCATCTTCAAGCTCGCCCTTCACGACGTCGACCACGTCCAGCACTCTCTGCTCACCATGTACGCGCGGTGCGGCCAGGTGGGCCTCGCTCGCAAGCTGTTCGATGAAATCGTCGTGAGAGATTCGGTCTCCTGGAATTTGATGCTTTCAGGGTACGCGAAGATGGGTTGCGCCGGGGAGGCGGTGGAGCTGTTCCGGAGGATGCGATCAGAAGGACTGGTCGAGCCGGACGAGGTCACTCTGGTGAGTGTCTTGGCGGCGTGCGGGGACTTGGGGGACGTGAGCTTGGGCATGTGGTTGGAGGAGCTGGTGGGGGAGTATGGATTGGTCCTGAACTCGTTTCTTGGGTCTTCAATGATTGATATGTATGGTAAATGCGGGGATTTGGACTCAGCAAGGAGGGTTTTTGATCGACTGGCAAAGAAGGATTTGGTTGCATGGAACGCAATGATCACAGG CTTCCAAACCCGCTGGCAGGTCGGCTTACCACCTCAACCCGATCtgaagaaatacaagagccgCTCAGACTACTTTCATGCTGCCTCCATGCTGGCCAGccagaagtatgacatccacaagcTACTGTTTGAGG CCGGAGTCATGTTGCGTGCTCGGATGTCTGGCCTCACGAAGCTTCAGAACGTCGAGATTGAGGCGGTTGCTGTTGAGGAGTTGGCGAACCGCGACCTACAGCTAGTTGGCTCTCAAGATGAGAGTGCCGCGACTCTCGCCCTTAAGATGAGAGTGCAGCGACTCCCGTCCTGA
- the LOC121998725 gene encoding disease resistance protein RPS2-like: MRLRATGKPSWKKLLVWKRQAEAFVSKEAAIQRDYKAMRCLGGWSWNCVSINRRVTKKVKKMQELISRGNDISIVVPPPQQQQQPPPQQQPPPQQPPQQPQQQQSPPPPPPPPAMELPISNNVVGMQLNVIQIVNRIKDENAKVIGIYGMGGIGKTTLLKLIHNHEEISKLKFEHVVWIVASQGCKLQKLQMDLAKKVRLKFEDDESEDDRLSKLYNFLKQKNCLLFLDDIWESYDLIKLGMEQVPGKEQKRKVIVFTTRSEQVCTEISADVIKKVEGLPYDQAWELFLKNAGEHVINLEPRITRLAKQIAEECAGVPLALITVGKAMSSKKSWEAWNDALTQLRQSQMPKVTRMKERDPMFAAFKLSFDSLEDDNMRARLLCCSLWPEDFEIEKVELIQCWIGLGLIDEFDSINKAFHRGHSHIETLTSACLLELIDGEVHTTTIKMHDVIRDMALWMASDCGSNQYRWIVIARTGLRQLELKNEECQVVERASFMHNKLDYLPEQTATFPKLSVLMLQHNESLDLIPKSFFSSLPVLTFLDLSGTNITKLPKEINILSELQHLNLSFTNVEALPVELSSLVKLKYLLLERTESLAQVPKGTISNLPLLKLLDLYESSYADLDELEGFQGCWKNIGITLDSMTNLKRLSSLSQLSTWKLKLQNMIDLAYPSQLFKNIMSSYNTRQGLERLEIINVRTDDGLIVVRSNKDHEEGLECLRYMALKHVDYLQEITWKAVEPQTIFPNLHELTIDKCNKLINITWVLHLPNLSVLKVSDCDEMEELISCVESSVNSSIGLRLLSLNRLPKLNCISRQPLTFPYLVRIDVISCYKIRKLPFGAEICQHKLKRIICDEIWWELIEWENFKDKNSLTPYFKLINSFNCLGDYEYAEPRRKKRRDDLDSFDPAWDSFDPEDSSDPEDPLDLAWIR; the protein is encoded by the exons ATGAGGCTGCGGGCAACGGGCAAACCGTCATGGAAGAAGCTCTTGGTGTGGAAGCGCCAGGCTGAGGCGTTTGTATCTAAGGAGGCCGCCATCCAACGGGACTACAAGGCGATGCGTTGCCTCGGGGGCTGGTCGTGGAATTGTGTCTCCATCAATCGGAGGGTCACCAAGAAGGTGAAGAAGATGCAGGAGTTGATTAGCCGAGGGAATGATATTAGTATTGTCGTGCCGCCgccgcagcagcagcagcagccacCGCCGCAGCAGCAGCCGCCGCCGCAGCAGCCGCCGCAGCAGCCGCAGCAGCAAcagtcgccgccgccgccgccgccgccgcctgccatggagcttcctatttcaaaTAATGTCGTCGGGATGCAATTGAATGTGATCCAGATTGTAAACCGGATTAAGGATGAAAATGCCAAGGTTATAGGCATCTACGGCATGGGGGGGATAGGAAAGACTACGCTTTTGAAGCTCATCCACAACCATGAAGAGATCTCCAAGCTCAAGTTTGAGCATGTCGTCTGGATCGTGGCCTCCCAAGGATGCAAATTACAAAAACTTCAGATGGACCTGGCTAAGAAGGTAAGACTGAAATTTGAAGATGATGAGAGTGAAGACGATCGTCTTTCTAAGCTCTACAACTTCTTAAAGCAAAAAAATTGCTTGTTGTTTCTTGATGATATTTGGGAATCCTATGATCTTATTAAGTTGGGGATGGAACAAGTACCTGGCAAGGAGCAGAAGCGCAAGGTGATAGTTTTCACGACGCGCAGCGAGCAAGTATGCACTGAAATCAGTGCTGACGTGATAAAAAAAGTGGAAGGATTGCCATATGATCAAGCATGGGAACTCTTTCTTAAAAATGCAGGTGAACATGTAATCAACTTAGAGCCAAGAATTACTCGACTAGCAAAACAAATTGCTGAAGAGTGTGCCGGTGTGCCCCTTGCTCTCATCACCGTCGGCAAAGCCATGTCCTCAAAGAAGTCATGGGAAGCTTGGAATGATGCCTTGACGCAGCTGAGACAATCACAGATGCCAAAAGTCACGCGTATGAAAGAACGAGATCCTATGTTTGCTGCCTTTAAACTTAGCTTTGATAGCCTAGAAGATGACAACATGAGAGCTCGCCTATTGTGTTGCTCTTTGTGGCctgaagattttgaaattgagaaaGTTGAACTAATACAGTGTTGGATAGGCCTTGGCCTAATTGATGAGTTTGACTCGATCAATAAAGCATTCCATCGGGGGCACTCCCATATCGAGACTTTGACATCTGCATGCTTGTTAGAGCTTATTGATGGAGAGGTACACACGACAACGATCAAGATGCATGATGTGATCCGGGACATGGCTTTATGGATGGCCTCGGATTGTGGTTCCAATCAATATAGATGGATTGTCATAGCACGGACTGGATTGAGACAGTTGGAACTAAAGAACGAGGAATGTCAAGTGGTAGAACGAGCATCATTCATGCATAACAAATTAGATTATTTGCCAGAGCAGACTGCAACTTTTCCCAAACTTTCAGTGCTTATGCTCCAACATAATGAATCGCTAGACTTAATTCCTAAGTCATTTTTCTCATCTTTGCCTGTTTTGACATTCTTGGATCTCTCAGGTACAAACATCACAAAACTTCCCAAGGAAATCAACATCTTATCTGAGCTCCAACATCTAAACTTAAGTTTCACAAATGTTGAAGCACTGCCAGTAGAGTTGAGTAGCCTTGTTAAACTCAAGTACTTGCTTCTGGAACGAACTGAGAGTCTTGCCCAAGTACCCAAGGGAACAATATCCAACTTACCTTTGCTCAAATTGTTGGATTTATACGAGAGCAGCTATGCTGACTTGGATGAGCTAGAGGGATTTCAAGGATGTTGGAAAAATATTGGAATTACCCTAGACTCAATGACAAACCTTAAACGATTGAGTTCTCTATCACAATTATCTACATGGAAACTCAAACTACAAAACATGATAGACTTGGCTTATCCAAGCCAACTATTTAAGAACATCATGAGTAGCTACAACACAAGGCAGGGCTTAGAACGATTAGAGATTATAAATGTCAGGACAGATGATGGCTTAATAGTTGTTCGGAGCAACAAGGATCATGAAGAAGGGCTTGAATGTTTGAGGTATATGGCACTTAAACATGTCGACTATTTGCAAGAAATCACTTGGAAAGCAGTCGAACCTCAAACGATATTTCCTAATCTCCACGAATTGACTATTGATAAATGCAACAAGTTAATAAATATTACTTGGGTTCTTCACCTACCAAATCTCAGTGTCTTGAAAGTATCAGATTGTGATGAGATGGAAGAATTGATAAGTTGTGTTGAAAGTTCCGTCAACTCTAGCATTGGCTTACGCTTATTGTCTTTGAATCGATTGCCTAAATTGAATTGTATCTCACGGCAGCCACTAACATTCCCCTACTTGGTGCGGATAGATGTGATCTCATGCTATAAAATCAGAAAGCTACCATTTGGAGCTGAAATCTGTCAGCATAAATTGAAACGTATTATTTGTGATGAGATTTGGTGGGAATTGATCGAGTGGGAGAATTTTAAGGATAAGAATTCTCTCACCCCCTATTTCAAGTTGATTAATTCG TTTAATTGCCTGGGTGATTATGAGTATGCGGAGCCACGGCGAAAGAAAAGACGTGATGACCTGGATTCGTTCGATCCTGCCTGGGATTCGTTCGATCCTGAGGATTCGTCCGATCCTGAGGATCCGTTAGATCTTGCCTGGATCCGTTAG